A genomic window from Phoenix dactylifera cultivar Barhee BC4 unplaced genomic scaffold, palm_55x_up_171113_PBpolish2nd_filt_p 000007F, whole genome shotgun sequence includes:
- the LOC103704495 gene encoding agamous-like MADS-box protein MADS2 — protein MGRGRVELKRIENKINRQVTFSKRRNGLLKKAFELSVLCDAEVALIIFSNRGRLFEFCSSSSMLKTLERYQRYNYTASESVAPSSETQNTYQEYVRLKTRVAFLQSSQRNLLGEDLDPLSTNELEQLENQLEKSLKQIRSAKTQLMLDQLSHLKTREQEMQEANRSLKRKLQEAASQNPLQMPWPNGSGDHAGGASNAGGAFRGFFQPLGCDPPLQIGYHPVHIDQSNGGAMSRNSNGCQLPAWMG, from the exons ATGGGGAGGGGGAGGGTGGAGCTGAAGAGGATCGAGAACAAGATAAACAGGCAGGTGACGTTCTCGAAACGGCGGAACGGGTTGCTGAAGAAGGCGTTCGAGCTCTCCGTCCTCTGCGACGCCGAGGTCGCCCTCATCATCTTCTCCAACCGCGGCCGCCTCTTCGAATTCTGCAGCAGCTCCAG CATGCTTAAGACACTCGAGAGGTATCAAAGATACAACTATACTGCATCAGAATCTGTTGCCCCATCAAGTGAGACACAG AACACTTATCAAGAGTACGTGAGGCTGAAGACAAGAGTTGCGTTTTTGCAAAGCTCACAAAG AAATCTCCTTGGTGAGGACTTGGACCCACTAAGTACAAATGAACTCGAGCAGCTTGAGAATCAGCTCGAGAAATCTTTAAAGCAGATCAGATCAGCCAAG ACACAGTTAATGCTCGATCAGCTTTCTCATCTTAAAACAAGG GAACAAGAGATGCAGGAAGCAAACAGATCACTGAAAAGAAAG TTGCAAGAAGCCGCTTCACAAAATCCCCTCCAAATGCCATGGCCAAATGGTAGTGGTGATCATGCCGGTGGTGCATCAAATGCCGGTGGTGCATTTAGGGGATTCTTCCAGCCATTGGGATGCGACCCTCCTTTGCAAATTGG GTACCACCCTGTGCACATAGACCAGTCAAACGGAGGAGCTATGTCCCGCAATTCCAATGGCTGCCAGCTTCCTGCATGGATGGGGTGA